The following proteins come from a genomic window of Chelmon rostratus isolate fCheRos1 chromosome 23, fCheRos1.pri, whole genome shotgun sequence:
- the per1b gene encoding period circadian protein homolog 1b: MSYDNPKSMPSSSTQGRVARADEKDNDQEAESEGLKTSSGQPGANVADQDQGSGSGGGSSPSGGSGSGSSSGHQRGPNSDDMDGLSSGNDSGERESEGGMERESGSRGRQSTRSSHSSSNGKDSGMMLETTESNKSSNSQSLSPPSGSLAYSLLSTSSEHDPPSTSGCSSDQSARVQTQKELMKAIKELKLRLPSERKAKGHSSTLNALKYALQCVKQVRANKEYYHQWSVEECHGCSLDLSAFTLEELDNITSEYTLKNTDTFTMAVSFLSGKVVYVSPQGSSLLRCKPDCLQGTVFSELLAPQDVSTFYSGTAPCRLPPWASCIGSASPPVDCTQEKSMFCRISADRTQGGELRYYPFRLTPYQLTIRDSDVAEPQPCCLLIAERVHSGYEAPRIPPDKRIFTTSHTPSCLFQEVDERAVPLLGYLPQDLVGTPTLLYIHPEDRPLMVAIHEKIFQFAGQPFEYSPLRMCARSGEYLTIDTSWSSFVNPWSRKVAFIVGRHKVRTSPLNEDVFTMPQGYESRVTTPDVVQLSEQIHRVLVQPVHSGSSQGYSSLGSSGSRGSRRSHQQHHSASATSSSDSNGPAMNKAATAVTLHKPMTFQQICKDVHMVKTNGQQVFIESRNRPPPRKNTSTGPTSIKAVTSDPVRGLIADLTKPPKALIPAPLVQKEAPTGYSYQQINCLDSIIRYLDSCNIPNTVKRKCGSSSCTSTSDDDKQQEASGNNKGGSVSLVGEPPSLPPLTMATKAESVASVTSQCSFSSTIVHVGDKKPPESDIVMEEAPTTPTLAPPTSTLIRPASSPTPPTNTAITPPPPPPPPPPPPPQTTQPERDSRRSGSVGGGGGGRMGLTKEVLSAHTQQEEQAFLDRFKDLSKLRVFDQTASSTLRCHTPAANPLSRGVRCSRDYPAAGSSTGHRRGRGGKRLKHQESSDQHSSLGLSGSRRDPRTSTVPMPLNMPLGPPTNSSSWPSVGSQASIPAAPFAPGMLPIYPVYPPLAQPFPQPVPDPSRFPATQMVPPMMALVLPNYMFPQMGAPIPQPGATPGHFYNPNFTYPGATPAAIPTVISNPVPIPATCAPSRSSTPQSYSQTPADREGAESPLFQSRCSSPLNLLQLEESPSNRLEVATALAASQQATPSVQGGAAGGQTSANQGSSDDTSKENENGESNQDAMSTSSDLLDMLLQEDSRSGTGSAASGSGSSGTRSSGSGSGSNGCSSSGTSGTSSSQGSHTSKYFGSIDSSENDHSRKQPAGGSSSAGGDGGEEQFIKCVLQDPIWLLMANTDDKVMMTYQLPVRDMETVLREDREALRSMQKHQPRFTEEQKKELSQVHPWIRTGRLPRAINISGCAGCKSPPSVPPSAPFDVEIHEMELCNVLKAQEEDGGKGKETLSATAMDEAHPEDEDEEDEVEEKDTKTQGGRQDMPAEEQGAASEEAVTEKSHMTR, from the exons ATGAGTTATGACAACCCTAAATCAatgcccagcagcagcactcaggGAAGAGTGGCAAGGGCCGACGAGAAAGACAATGACCAGGAAGCGGAGTCAGAAGGGTTAAAGACCAGCAGCGGTCAGCCCGGTGCCAATGTCGCCGATCAGGATCAGGGGAGCGGATCTGGAGGCGGCTCATCACCCAGTGGAGGTTCGGGATCCGGAAGTTCGTCCGGACACCAAAGGGGGCCCAACTCCGACGATATGGACGGACTCTCAAGCGGGAACGACTCCGGCGAGAGGGAAAGCGAGGGcgggatggagagggagagcgggTCTCGTGGGCGCCAGTCCACACGCAGCTCCCACAGCTCGTCGAACGGCAAGGACTCGGGCATGATGCTGGAAACCACGGAGAGCAACAAGAG CTCCAACTCCCAGAGCCTTTCCCCTCCCAGCGGCTCCCTGGCCTACAGCCTGCTGTCGACCAGCTCGGAGCACgaccctccctccacctctggctgcagcagcgACCAGTCGGCGAGGGTCCAGACCCAGAAAGAGCTCATGAAGGCCATCAAGGAGCTGAAGCTCCGCCTGCCCAGTGAGCGCAAGGCCAAGGGCCACTCCAGCACTCTAAACGCTCTCAAATATGCACTTCAGTGTGTGAAACAAGTCCGAG CTAACAAGGAGTACTACCATCAGTGGAGTGTAGAGGAGTGTCACGGCTGCAGTCTGGACCTGTCTGCCTTCACGCTCGAGGAGCTTGACAACATCACCTCAGAGTACACCCTCAAAAACACT GATACTTTCACCATGGCCGTGTCATTCTTGTCAGGGAAGGTCGTGTACGTATCGCCCCAGGGCTCGTCCCTGCTGCGCTGTAAGCCCGATTGTCTTCAGGGGACTGTGTTTTCCGAGCTTTTGGCCCCGCAGGATGTCAGCACTTTCTACAGCGGCACGGCACCCTGCCGCCTGCCACCATGGGCCTCCTGCATCGGGTCTG CGTCTCCTCCAGTTGACTGCACCCAGGAGAAGTCCATGTTCTGTCGAATCAGTGCTGACCGGACGCAGGGCGGCGAGTTGCGCTACTACCCCTTTCGCCTCACTCCCTACCAGCTCACCATCAGAGACTCGGATGTCGCCGAGCCACAGCCCTGCTGCCTGCTCATCGCAGAGAGGGTCCACTCTGGATATGAGG CTCCTCGTATCCCTCCAGACAAGAGGATCTTCACCACCAGTCACACTCCCAGCTGCCTCTTCCAGGAAGTTGACGAGAG GGCAGTGCCATTGTTGGGCTACCTGCCTCAGGACTTGGTGGGAACCCCCACCCTGCTCTACATCCACCCTGAAGACAGGCCCTTGATGGTGGCTATACATGAGAAGA TCTTTCAGTTTGCAGGGCAGCCGTTCGAGTATTCACCCTTGAGGATGTGCGCCCGCAGCGGGGAATATCTGACCATCGACACTAGCTGGTCTTCCTTTGTCAACCCCTGGAGCCGGAAGGTGGCGTTCATCGTAGGGCGCCACAAAGTCAGAAC GAGCCCTCTGAATGAAGACGTCTTCACGATGCCACAGGGCTACGAGAGTCGGGTCACCACGCCCGACGTCGTCCAGCTGAGCGAGCAGATCCACCGGGTCCTGGTGCAGCCGGTGCACAGCGGCAGCTCTCAGGGCTACAGCTCGTTAGGGTCCAGCGGCTCGCGGGGGTCCCGCCGTTCACACCAACAGCACCACAGTGCCTCCGCCACCTCGTCCAGTGACAGCAATGGCCCCGCCATGAACAAGGCTGCCACCGCGGTCACTTTGCACAAGCCG aTGACGTTCCAGCAGATCTGCAAAGACGTTCACATGGTCAAGACCAATGGACAGCAGGTGTTTATTGAGTCCCGTAACCGGCCACCGCCCAGAAAAAACACCAGCACAG GCCCAACAAGCATCAAAGCCGTCACCAGTGACCCAGTCAGAGGTTTGATAGCTGACCTGACCAAACCACCCAAAGCATTGATCCCTGCACCACTTGTACAGAAGGAGGCCCCTACTGGATACTCCTACCAGCAGATCAACTGTCTGGACAGCATcataag GTACTTGGACAGCTGTAACATTCCTAACACAGTGAAAAGGAAGTGcggctcctcctcctgcacctccacATCTGATGACGACAAACAGCAGGAGGCCAGTGGCAACAACAAAG GTGGTTCAGTTAGCCTCGTAGGTGAACCACCTTCTCTGCCCCCCCTGACCATGGCCACAAAGGCAGAGAGTGTCGCCTCAGTCACGTCCCAGTGTAGCTTCAGCAGCACCATCGTGCATGTGGGAGACAAGAAGCCTCCTGAGTCAG ACATCGTCATGGAAGAGGCTCCTACAACTCCCACCCTTGCTCCTCCAACGAGTACCCTGATTCGTCCCGCCAGCAGCCCAACACCACCCACTAACACAGCcatcaccccccctcctccgcctcctcctcctccaccccctccccctcaaACCACTCAGCCAGAGAGGGACAGCCGGAGAAGTGGAAGTgtaggaggtggtggaggaggccgGATGGGCTTGACAAAGGAGGTGCTATCCGCCCACAcccagcaggaggagcaggcgTTCCTTGACCGCTTCAAGGACCTTAGCAAACTGCGCGTTTTCGATCAGACGGCGTCTTCGACTCTGCGCTGCCATACCCCGGCTGCCAACCCTCTGTCACGAG GAGTGCGTTGTTCTCGAGACTACCCAGCCGCAGGAAGCAGCACCGGCCACAGACGTGGTCGTGGCGGTAAGAGGCTCAAGCACCAGGAGTCATCTGACCAGCACAGCTCACTGGGCCTGAGCGGGAGTCGCCGTGACCCCAGAACAAGCACAGTTCCCATGCCCCTCAACATGCCTCTCGGACCCCCAACAAACTCCTCCTCTTGGCCGTCCGTAGGCTCGCAGGCCAGCATTCCCGCCGCCCCTTTCGCTCCCGGTATGCTTCCGATCTACCCTGTTTACCCGCCGCTCGCACAGCCCTTCCCCCAGCCGGTTCCAGATCCATCACGTTTCCCGGCTACCCAGATGGTGCCTCCCATGATGGCCCTCGTTCTGCCCAACTACATGTTCCCTCAGATGGGAGCACCCATCCCTCAGCCAGGCGCCACCCCCGGACACTTCTACAATCCTAACTTCACATACCCCGGCGCCACCCCAGCTGCTATTCCCACTGTCATTTCCAACCCGGTACCCATTCCAGCCACCTGCGCCCCGTCTCGTAGCAGCACCCCCCAGTCTTACAGTCAGACCCCTGCTGACCGTGAGGGTGCAGAGTCCCCCCTCTTCCAGTCCCgatgctcctctcctctcaacCTGTTGCAGCTGGAGGAATCACCAAGCAACCGGTTAGAGGTCGCCACAGCCTTGGCAGCATCACAGCAAGCCACGCCTTCTGTGCAGGGCGGCGCCGCCGGGGGACAGACCTCAGCCAATCAAGGGAGCTCCGATGATACCTCCAAGGAGAATGAGAAC GGTGAGTCCAACCAAGATGCCATGTCCACTTCCAGTGACCTGCTGGATATGTTGCTGCAGGAAGACTCCCGCTCAGGCACCGGCTCAGCTGCCTCTGGCTCAGGGTCCTCAGGGACGAGGTCCTCTGGTTCAGGCTCTGGCTCCAAcggctgcagctcctctggcACCAGCGGCACCA GCAGCAGCCAGGGCAGCCACACCAGCAAGTACTTTGGTAGCATTGACTCGTCAGAGAATGATCATTCCCGCAaacagccagcagggggcagcagtaGCGCCGGAGGGGACGGTGGCGAGGAGCAGTTCATCAAGTGTGTCCTGCAGGACCCCATCTGGCTGCTGATGGCCAACACTGACGACAAGGTCATGATGACCTATCAGCTGCCTGTCAG GGACATGGAGACGGTGCTGCGAGAGGACCGCGAGGCCCTGAGGAGCATGCAGAAACACCAGCCACGCTTCACCgaggagcagaagaaggagctgagccagGTGCACCCCTGGATCCGCACAGGACGCCTGCCCCGAGCCATCAACATCTCT GGCTGCGCAGGCTGCAAGTCTCCCCCCTCCGTGCCTCCCTCCGCTCCGTTCGACGTGGAGATCCACGAGATGGAGCTGTGCAACGTGCTGAAAGCACAGGAGGAGGACGGCGGCAAGGGGAAGGAAACTCTGTCAGCGACAGCCATGGACGAGGCTCACCCagaagatgaggatgaagaagacGAGGTAGAGGAGAAAGACACCAAAACACAAGGCGGACGACAAGACATGccagcagaggagcagggggCGGCCTCAGAAGAAGCTGTGACTGAAAAGTCTCACATGACTCGCTAA